One Micromonospora sp. FIMYZ51 genomic window carries:
- a CDS encoding DUF4082 domain-containing protein codes for MDSPDPPAAAPLRLAYPYLASPAGRARRGRFITAVAAAVIVVLGSALGAWGTAAAATTYSFFGDADVSGVPTDPDSTPVEVGLRFTSTTDGTLTAVRFLKAAGSGSTHPVSVWTAGQRLATATSTSETSSGWQEVRLPTPVAIKAGEVYVASYHTTRYRVSEEYFTDKISSGPLMTTSGAGVYTYGESGFPTETYRASNYWVDVVFAPAPVAPTTAPSTPTATATTPPPTGTPGPTPTLTPTATSPVRQALHLPRVAWEGGPSYYADFPVANAAGWTNHNFFPVAVWFESVLTQHDVDLDREAGLNTYVVLTSNSDLSLVRRNGMFAIVDPEVPGEGAETTAWDIIDEADMWAGPGTGTWTGNFPGEGQICHGAQLDCGFDVLRRLSAKLPSGDGRMRYANFGKGVMFWNTDSEASHFVNSYTSLFSSDIYWYTDPNVCLSASEGPSIGVPASTCRRAANYGLTMQRMRQVDAMDGKRQPIWAFVELGHPSQESSAPTITGPQIAGAVINSLINEARGIIYFNHNFGGPCITQHLLRDECGAAVRPTVTELNKRIKSLAPVLNTQSYAWTFNHRLDTMLKEYAGSYYIFAMPGRSGGTGTQGLTLPVGVTGNQAQVLFENRTVPISGGMIHDHFATEHSYHIYKITPTS; via the coding sequence GTGGATAGCCCAGATCCCCCCGCTGCTGCTCCACTTCGCCTCGCGTACCCGTACCTCGCTTCGCCGGCCGGCCGCGCGCGGCGCGGCCGGTTCATCACCGCGGTCGCCGCCGCCGTGATCGTCGTGCTCGGGTCGGCGCTCGGCGCCTGGGGCACCGCTGCGGCGGCCACCACCTACTCGTTCTTCGGTGACGCGGACGTCTCCGGCGTGCCTACCGATCCGGACTCCACCCCGGTCGAGGTGGGGCTGCGTTTCACCTCGACCACCGACGGCACCCTGACCGCCGTCCGGTTCCTCAAGGCGGCGGGCTCCGGCAGCACCCACCCGGTGAGCGTGTGGACCGCAGGTCAGCGGCTGGCCACGGCGACCTCGACAAGCGAGACGAGTTCCGGCTGGCAGGAGGTGCGGCTGCCGACCCCGGTCGCGATCAAGGCCGGCGAGGTCTACGTCGCCTCCTATCACACGACGCGGTACCGGGTGTCGGAGGAATACTTCACCGACAAGATCAGCTCGGGCCCGCTGATGACCACCTCCGGTGCGGGTGTCTACACGTACGGCGAGTCGGGCTTTCCCACCGAGACGTACCGGGCGAGCAACTACTGGGTGGATGTGGTCTTCGCGCCCGCGCCGGTCGCCCCGACCACGGCACCCAGCACGCCCACGGCCACGGCCACCACGCCACCACCCACGGGCACGCCCGGGCCCACGCCCACGCTCACGCCCACGGCCACTTCGCCGGTCCGCCAGGCGCTGCACCTGCCCCGGGTCGCCTGGGAGGGCGGGCCGTCCTACTACGCGGACTTCCCGGTGGCCAACGCGGCCGGCTGGACCAACCACAACTTCTTCCCGGTCGCCGTGTGGTTCGAGTCGGTGCTCACCCAGCACGATGTCGATCTCGATCGCGAGGCCGGGCTGAACACCTATGTCGTCCTGACCTCGAACTCCGACCTGTCCCTGGTCCGGCGCAACGGCATGTTCGCCATCGTCGACCCCGAGGTGCCGGGCGAGGGCGCCGAGACGACGGCATGGGACATCATCGACGAGGCCGACATGTGGGCCGGGCCCGGCACCGGCACCTGGACCGGGAACTTTCCGGGTGAGGGGCAGATCTGTCACGGTGCCCAGCTCGACTGCGGCTTCGACGTGCTGCGCCGGCTCTCCGCCAAGCTGCCCAGCGGGGACGGTCGGATGCGGTACGCGAACTTCGGCAAGGGCGTGATGTTCTGGAACACCGACAGCGAGGCCAGCCACTTCGTCAACAGCTACACGTCGCTGTTCTCCAGTGACATCTACTGGTACACCGATCCGAACGTCTGCCTGTCCGCCTCCGAGGGGCCCAGCATCGGGGTCCCCGCGAGCACCTGCCGACGCGCCGCCAACTACGGCCTGACCATGCAGCGGATGCGCCAGGTCGACGCGATGGACGGCAAACGCCAGCCGATCTGGGCCTTCGTCGAGCTGGGCCATCCGTCCCAGGAGTCGTCGGCACCGACAATCACCGGGCCGCAGATCGCCGGCGCCGTGATCAACTCTCTGATCAACGAGGCCCGGGGCATCATCTACTTCAATCACAACTTCGGCGGACCGTGCATCACCCAGCATCTGCTGCGCGACGAGTGCGGGGCGGCGGTGCGGCCGACGGTCACCGAGTTGAACAAGCGGATCAAGAGCCTGGCGCCGGTGCTCAACACCCAGTCGTACGCCTGGACCTTCAACCACCGCCTCGACACCATGCTCAAGGAGTACGCCGGTTCGTACTACATCTTCGCGATGCCGGGCCGCAGCGGAGGCACCGGTACCCAGGGGCTCACCCTGCCGGTAGGCGTCACCGGAAACCAGGCGCAGGTGCTCTTCGAGAACCGGACGGTGCCGATCAGCGGGGGCATGATTCACGACCACTTCGCCACCGAGCACTCGTACCACATCTACAAGATCACGCCGACCAGCTGA
- a CDS encoding divalent metal cation transporter, whose protein sequence is MRKLLAATLGILSAVGGFVDIGDLVAASQAGARFGMAHSWVLLLGVVAICAYAEMAGRIAAVTGRAVFDLIRERLGARVALLNLMASYVVTVVTLGAELGGVALALRLASGVPYLIWVPVAGAAVWLVLWRIRFPVMERVFGLAGLTLVVFAVALFWLPTDWAALGRGAVTIDEAGQGWGAYWFVAVALFASTVSPYEVFFFSSGGVEERWSAADLADARFSVLVGFPIGGFLALSLIATATVVLGPAGLTVTGLEEVAHPVVLAFGGVGLAIAALAFFAVTFGAALETGLSAAYTAAQYFGWQWGKRVSPREAARFHTVLLVSVLIGVLLLLTTIDPVALTEYMLIISAVALPLTYLPILVVANDRTYLGDRVNGRWLNTLAAALLLIILAASIAAVPLAIGTRMGQ, encoded by the coding sequence ATGAGGAAACTCCTCGCCGCCACGCTCGGGATCCTCTCCGCGGTCGGCGGTTTCGTGGACATCGGCGACCTGGTCGCCGCCAGTCAGGCCGGCGCACGCTTCGGCATGGCGCACAGCTGGGTGCTGCTGCTCGGCGTGGTGGCGATCTGTGCGTACGCCGAGATGGCCGGACGAATCGCGGCGGTGACCGGCCGGGCGGTGTTCGACCTGATCCGGGAGCGGCTCGGCGCCCGGGTGGCACTGCTCAACCTGATGGCGTCGTACGTGGTCACCGTGGTCACCCTGGGCGCCGAACTGGGCGGGGTGGCGCTGGCGCTGCGGCTGGCCAGCGGAGTGCCGTACCTGATCTGGGTGCCGGTCGCCGGGGCGGCGGTCTGGTTGGTGCTGTGGCGCATCCGGTTCCCGGTGATGGAGCGGGTGTTCGGGCTGGCCGGTCTGACGCTTGTGGTCTTCGCCGTGGCGCTGTTCTGGCTGCCGACCGACTGGGCGGCGCTCGGCCGGGGCGCGGTCACCATCGACGAGGCCGGACAGGGCTGGGGGGCGTACTGGTTCGTCGCGGTGGCGCTGTTCGCCTCCACGGTCAGTCCGTACGAGGTCTTCTTCTTCTCCTCCGGCGGCGTGGAGGAACGCTGGAGCGCGGCCGACCTGGCCGACGCCCGGTTCAGCGTGCTTGTCGGGTTCCCGATCGGCGGGTTCCTCGCACTCTCCCTGATCGCCACCGCGACAGTGGTGCTGGGCCCCGCCGGCCTGACCGTCACCGGTCTCGAGGAGGTCGCCCATCCGGTCGTGCTGGCCTTCGGCGGAGTCGGCCTGGCCATCGCGGCGCTGGCGTTCTTCGCGGTCACCTTCGGCGCCGCGCTGGAGACCGGGCTGTCCGCCGCGTACACCGCCGCGCAGTACTTCGGCTGGCAGTGGGGCAAGCGGGTCAGCCCCCGTGAAGCGGCCCGGTTTCACACCGTGCTGCTGGTCAGCGTGCTGATCGGGGTGCTCCTGCTGCTCACCACAATCGACCCGGTGGCGCTCACCGAGTACATGCTGATCATCAGCGCGGTGGCGTTGCCCCTGACGTACCTGCCGATCCTGGTGGTCGCCAACGACCGCACGTACCTCGGCGACCGGGT
- a CDS encoding WecB/TagA/CpsF family glycosyltransferase has product MIRHVIAEINAGRGGQIVTPNVDILRRTRRDHEARAHVASANVVVADGKPLIWASQLAGNPLPARVPGADLIWSLTAAMAEQNRSIYLFGGAPGTASRAEQAMRSRFPGLRIAGHLSPPFGFDTRPDQFEAACASVVATAPDVVYVGLGFPKQERVIARLRGLLPGTWFLGCGAAIGFVAGIHRRAPLWMQQSGLEWMHRLANEPARLARRYLLHDVPFALELLAVIALRRLRRRSAEPAADLPPTSDRPSAPTGPATPPGEQP; this is encoded by the coding sequence GTGATCCGGCACGTCATCGCCGAGATCAACGCGGGCCGGGGTGGGCAAATCGTCACCCCGAACGTGGATATTCTTCGCCGCACCCGGCGGGATCACGAAGCCCGCGCGCATGTGGCATCAGCAAACGTGGTGGTGGCCGATGGCAAGCCCCTGATCTGGGCCAGCCAGCTGGCCGGAAATCCGCTACCCGCGCGCGTACCCGGTGCGGATCTGATCTGGAGCCTGACCGCCGCGATGGCCGAGCAGAACCGATCCATCTACCTGTTCGGTGGCGCGCCGGGCACCGCCAGCCGGGCGGAGCAGGCCATGCGCTCCCGGTTTCCCGGACTGCGCATCGCCGGACACCTCAGCCCGCCGTTCGGCTTCGACACCCGCCCCGACCAGTTCGAGGCCGCCTGCGCCAGCGTGGTGGCCACCGCGCCGGACGTCGTCTATGTCGGGCTCGGCTTTCCCAAGCAGGAAAGGGTGATCGCCCGGCTGCGCGGCCTGCTGCCGGGCACCTGGTTCCTCGGCTGCGGCGCGGCCATCGGCTTCGTGGCCGGCATCCATCGGCGGGCTCCGCTGTGGATGCAGCAATCAGGACTCGAATGGATGCACCGCCTGGCCAACGAGCCGGCCCGGCTGGCCCGCCGTTACCTGCTCCACGACGTTCCCTTCGCGCTGGAACTCCTGGCGGTGATCGCGCTGCGCCGGCTGCGCCGCCGCAGCGCCGAGCCGGCCGCAGACCTGCCGCCGACATCCGACCGACCGTCCGCCCCCACCGGGCCGGCAACGCCGCCAGGAGAACAACCATGA
- a CDS encoding glycosyltransferase family 2 protein → MSRPDVCIVIVSYNTRELTLRCLRELLASRTPDVRFDIVVVENASQDGSADAIAEQFPEVRLVRLTENVGWGRGVNRGAVAGDSDYLLLINPDTVPVGQPVADLMRFARQRPAHRIYTGRTLHADGTDDGHSCLGLPSLWSQFTFATGLSTVFRRRHWANPENLPGYDRRSVREVPAVSGCFLLIERALFNRLGGFDPQLFLYSDDIDICTRAGALGARPVLYPGATLIHVGGASSSSDGQRLKILRGKVTYLRRHWSPARSRLGVGLLVAGVGLRAVGKRLLGTDRARGVNWVNLWRQRGTWVAGWPPVDEPRPPHDPDGVRPDRPADASPVG, encoded by the coding sequence ATGAGCCGCCCCGACGTCTGCATCGTGATCGTCTCGTACAACACCCGCGAGCTGACCCTGCGCTGCCTGCGCGAACTCCTGGCCAGCCGGACCCCGGACGTCCGCTTCGACATCGTGGTGGTCGAGAACGCCTCACAGGACGGCTCGGCGGACGCCATCGCCGAGCAGTTTCCCGAGGTGCGACTGGTCCGGCTGACCGAGAACGTGGGCTGGGGGCGGGGCGTGAACCGGGGCGCGGTCGCCGGGGACAGCGACTACCTCCTGCTGATCAACCCGGACACCGTACCCGTCGGTCAACCGGTCGCCGACCTGATGCGATTCGCCCGGCAACGACCAGCGCACCGCATCTACACCGGCCGGACGCTGCACGCCGACGGCACCGACGACGGGCACTCCTGCCTGGGACTGCCCAGCCTGTGGAGCCAGTTCACCTTCGCCACCGGCCTTTCGACGGTGTTCCGCCGCCGCCACTGGGCCAACCCGGAGAACCTGCCCGGCTACGACCGGCGCTCGGTCCGGGAGGTACCGGCCGTCTCCGGCTGTTTCCTGCTCATCGAACGCGCGCTCTTCAACCGCCTCGGTGGCTTCGATCCGCAGTTGTTCCTCTACAGCGACGACATCGACATCTGCACCCGCGCTGGCGCACTGGGCGCGCGGCCGGTGCTCTACCCCGGCGCGACCCTGATCCATGTCGGCGGTGCCTCGTCCAGTTCCGACGGGCAGCGGCTGAAGATCCTCCGCGGCAAGGTGACGTACCTGCGCCGGCACTGGTCACCGGCGCGGTCCCGGCTCGGGGTCGGCCTGCTGGTCGCCGGGGTCGGGCTGCGGGCCGTCGGCAAACGGCTGCTCGGCACCGACCGTGCGCGCGGAGTGAACTGGGTGAACCTCTGGCGGCAACGCGGCACCTGGGTCGCCGGCTGGCCACCGGTCGACGAGCCCCGCCCGCCACACGACCCCGACGGCGTCCGACCGGACCGCCCGGCCGACGCCAGCCCGGTCGGCTGA
- a CDS encoding O-antigen ligase family protein, whose product MSLLHPADLEPASVARGVYASRRRYARVDAAVLLSLMLCLLMLIPAKLIVPNMTDLGRPALIIAVLLSAWWVLVRCSPRLSMVGPQPMRWVVLLYLLWAILSYAVGFLRGLTTMEANSADRAMLYVAAFAGVVLVVADGLPNWDRLRLVFRVFVWCAGFMAVVGLLQFVLWTDVTVYLMVPGLEPKGFVPGFEIRGSGIRVASTTLHYIEFSSVMAMSLPFAIHFARFAPERKDRQRFVILALLIAAAIPTTVSRTGFLAAGLMLLVMVPVWNWRMRYNMAMIGAGLLAALMFLKPGLINTVIGLFAGASEDPSVTARTDRYEMVQSYFVERPWLGRGIGTWVWPQYQYLDNQWFAQALAGGLVGVAVLAALHLAAIALAIVALRRATRAEDRHLCAALISTQVVAVAVGFTFDSLSFTTFATLLPLMIGATGAVWRFTHPRRTVRTSTTRWFAA is encoded by the coding sequence ATGTCGCTCCTGCATCCGGCGGATCTCGAGCCGGCAAGCGTCGCGAGGGGCGTGTACGCCTCCCGGCGCCGCTACGCCCGGGTGGACGCCGCCGTGCTGCTCAGCCTGATGCTCTGCCTGCTCATGCTGATCCCGGCGAAACTGATCGTGCCAAACATGACCGACCTGGGGCGGCCGGCGCTCATCATCGCGGTGTTGCTGTCGGCCTGGTGGGTCCTGGTGCGGTGCAGTCCACGACTGTCCATGGTGGGGCCTCAGCCGATGCGTTGGGTGGTGCTGCTCTACCTGCTCTGGGCGATCCTGTCCTACGCGGTGGGCTTCCTGCGCGGTCTGACCACGATGGAGGCCAACAGCGCTGACCGGGCGATGCTCTACGTCGCCGCGTTCGCCGGTGTGGTGCTTGTGGTCGCCGACGGGCTGCCGAACTGGGACCGGTTACGGCTGGTCTTCCGGGTGTTCGTCTGGTGTGCCGGGTTCATGGCCGTGGTCGGGCTGTTGCAATTCGTCCTCTGGACCGATGTCACCGTTTATCTGATGGTGCCCGGGCTTGAGCCGAAAGGCTTCGTACCCGGCTTCGAGATACGGGGTTCCGGCATCCGGGTGGCCAGCACCACTCTGCACTACATCGAATTCAGTTCGGTGATGGCGATGAGCCTGCCTTTTGCCATTCATTTCGCCCGCTTCGCCCCCGAGCGAAAGGACAGGCAGCGTTTCGTGATTCTCGCCCTGCTCATCGCGGCGGCGATTCCCACGACGGTTTCCCGGACCGGTTTCCTGGCGGCGGGCCTGATGCTGCTGGTCATGGTGCCGGTCTGGAATTGGCGGATGCGGTACAACATGGCAATGATCGGGGCCGGTCTGCTGGCCGCCCTGATGTTCCTCAAGCCCGGCCTCATCAACACGGTGATCGGGCTCTTCGCCGGCGCCTCCGAGGATCCGAGCGTGACCGCCCGCACCGATCGGTACGAGATGGTGCAGAGCTACTTCGTCGAGCGACCCTGGCTCGGCCGGGGGATCGGCACCTGGGTCTGGCCGCAGTATCAGTATCTCGACAACCAGTGGTTCGCGCAGGCGCTCGCCGGTGGCCTGGTCGGCGTGGCCGTGCTCGCCGCGCTGCACCTGGCCGCGATCGCGCTGGCCATTGTCGCGCTACGGCGAGCGACCCGGGCGGAGGACCGGCATCTCTGCGCGGCGCTCATCTCGACCCAGGTCGTCGCGGTAGCCGTCGGGTTCACGTTCGACTCGTTGAGCTTCACCACCTTCGCCACGCTGCTGCCGCTCATGATCGGCGCGACCGGTGCGGTGTGGCGTTTCACCCACCCGCGACGCACCGTCCGTACCTCAACCACCCGCTGGTTCGCGGCCTGA
- a CDS encoding DUF4082 domain-containing protein, with amino-acid sequence MAISAVSAAEEIDPCNPVLNPIVCENSKEGTPSAMWDVPWGDDESIQGFATEMSVNLGERIDFKIKTDATDYRIDIYRLGYYGGAGARRIAELAPLVPLPQVQPECVSDPSTNLVDCGNWAVSAFWNVPATAVSGVYVARLTRTDTGRASHITFVIRDDASTSDLFFQTSDTTWQAYNSYGGANLYPGPLGRAHKISYNRPFATRRDASRDFLFSNEYPMLRFLERNGYDISYTTGVDSDRRGALIRNHKVFISTGHDEYWSGAQRANVEAARDAGVSLAFFSGNDVYWRTRWEPSVDGSDTPHRTLVCYKETWANERIEDTPQEWTGTWRDPRFSTPTNGGGRPENALIGTAYMANFTDLPLQVPAEQGQYRFWRNAGLPTTGTATLAPHIVGYESNEDLDNGFRPPGLIRLSTTVGPTPEYLQDFGSETAAGTTTHHATLYRAPSGALVFSAGTIQWAWGLDTYHDGVRSPVSRPMQQATVNLFGDMGVQPDTLMTDLAPATSSTDTEAPTVAITSPAAVTTVTNGSKVTVRGTAADTGGGRVAGVEVSTDGGTTWHPATGTTNWEYEFYTAGIGAQVVHVRAIDDSVNIGSALESRLFNLSGPSTLFGARVPQTAAADDSTSVELGIRFRPQVDGLITGIRFYKGPGNTGTHTGSLWTAGGRLLAGGTFTGETSTGWQTLTFSRPAEVSAGTTYVASYHAPNGHYAADEYYLSLADHLAGPLIAPHSRLDEPNGVYKYGAGFPESPSSATNYYVDVRFVASEDAPPMVVATTPVDNATGVPLDSTLSVVFSKAVAPSTIQFTLRDADGDPVAGDTSYHSSTRTATFTPTEELQSAQRYTASVTAEDTRGNASDPPTEWSFTVDLDPSVVRLFAADAVPTNPAVSDGGGAVELGVKFTAAVSGTVLGLRFYQGPGNTGAHTGTLWSTSGEPLRQVTFGPKSGLGWQTAAFADPYPVSAGTTYVVSYFAPNGNYAYDPGFFDTPWTNGLLSAPSNGNGVFRYGSPGFPTDWYQNANYWVDPLFKPGEGPTPSAPPSPTPSRTPSPTPSATPSPTPSATPSATPLVTSSPTSSAPPSPTASPTPSTTPTPTPSGPVSPPTGVNLFTGSGAPQVTSWNDSDALEVGVAFRSDVAGKVTGVRFWQGSGNTGVHTGSLWSASGERLTSATFVNETGSGWQSVRFPEPVPITAGTTYVVSYHTTTGRYAVSLAAFQSAELVTGPLRVSANGGRYRYGPSAFPNRSSQHNYWVDVFFQANGP; translated from the coding sequence GTGGCGATCAGTGCGGTGTCGGCGGCCGAAGAAATCGATCCGTGCAATCCGGTGTTGAATCCGATCGTCTGCGAGAACAGCAAGGAGGGCACGCCCAGCGCGATGTGGGATGTTCCCTGGGGGGACGACGAGAGCATTCAGGGCTTCGCCACGGAGATGAGCGTCAACCTGGGGGAGCGGATCGACTTCAAGATCAAAACCGATGCGACGGACTACCGCATCGACATCTACCGGCTCGGCTATTACGGCGGCGCCGGAGCGCGCCGGATCGCCGAGCTCGCCCCACTGGTGCCGCTGCCGCAGGTGCAACCCGAGTGCGTCAGCGACCCGAGCACCAATCTCGTCGACTGCGGCAACTGGGCGGTGTCGGCGTTCTGGAACGTGCCCGCCACGGCGGTGTCCGGCGTCTACGTCGCCCGGCTGACCCGGACGGACACCGGGAGAGCCAGCCACATCACCTTCGTGATCCGCGACGACGCCAGCACCTCGGATCTGTTCTTCCAAACCTCCGACACCACCTGGCAGGCATACAACTCCTACGGCGGGGCCAACCTCTACCCGGGGCCCCTCGGGCGGGCCCACAAGATCAGCTACAACCGGCCGTTCGCCACCCGACGCGACGCCAGTCGCGACTTCCTGTTCAGCAACGAGTATCCGATGCTGCGCTTCCTGGAGCGCAACGGATACGACATCAGCTACACCACCGGCGTCGACTCCGACCGCCGTGGCGCATTGATCCGCAACCACAAGGTCTTCATCTCCACCGGCCACGACGAATACTGGTCCGGCGCCCAACGCGCGAACGTCGAGGCGGCCCGCGACGCCGGAGTCAGCCTCGCCTTCTTCAGCGGCAACGACGTCTACTGGCGCACCCGCTGGGAGCCGAGCGTGGACGGCTCCGACACCCCACACCGCACCCTGGTCTGTTACAAGGAGACCTGGGCCAACGAACGGATCGAGGACACCCCGCAGGAGTGGACCGGGACCTGGCGCGATCCACGGTTCAGCACCCCGACAAACGGTGGCGGCCGTCCGGAGAACGCACTTATCGGCACCGCGTACATGGCCAACTTCACCGACCTGCCGCTTCAGGTGCCGGCCGAGCAGGGCCAGTACCGGTTCTGGCGCAACGCCGGGCTGCCCACCACCGGAACCGCCACCCTGGCCCCGCACATCGTCGGCTACGAGTCGAACGAGGACCTCGACAACGGCTTCCGGCCGCCGGGCCTGATCCGCCTCTCCACCACCGTCGGACCGACCCCGGAGTACCTCCAGGACTTCGGCTCCGAAACGGCCGCCGGCACCACCACCCACCATGCGACGCTCTACCGTGCCCCGAGCGGAGCCCTGGTCTTCTCCGCCGGCACCATTCAGTGGGCCTGGGGCCTGGACACCTACCACGACGGGGTGCGGTCGCCGGTCAGCCGGCCGATGCAGCAGGCCACCGTGAACCTGTTCGGCGACATGGGGGTGCAGCCGGACACGCTGATGACCGACCTGGCACCCGCCACCTCCTCCACCGACACCGAGGCGCCCACGGTCGCCATCACCTCGCCGGCTGCGGTCACCACGGTCACCAACGGCAGCAAGGTCACCGTCCGCGGCACCGCCGCCGACACCGGCGGCGGCCGGGTCGCGGGCGTCGAGGTCTCCACCGACGGCGGCACCACGTGGCACCCGGCCACCGGCACCACCAACTGGGAGTACGAGTTCTACACCGCCGGCATCGGTGCCCAGGTGGTCCACGTCCGCGCGATCGACGACAGCGTCAACATCGGCAGCGCGTTGGAGAGCAGGCTGTTCAATCTCAGCGGACCGAGCACGCTGTTCGGCGCCCGGGTGCCGCAGACCGCCGCTGCCGACGACTCCACCTCAGTGGAACTGGGCATCCGGTTCCGGCCACAGGTGGACGGCCTGATCACCGGCATCCGCTTCTACAAGGGACCGGGCAACACCGGTACGCACACCGGCAGTCTCTGGACCGCGGGCGGCCGGCTGCTCGCGGGGGGCACCTTCACCGGCGAGACCAGCACCGGTTGGCAGACGCTTACCTTCAGCAGGCCGGCCGAGGTGTCCGCCGGCACCACCTACGTGGCCTCGTACCACGCGCCAAACGGGCACTACGCCGCCGACGAGTACTACCTCTCCCTGGCCGACCACCTCGCCGGGCCGCTGATCGCGCCGCACTCAAGGCTCGACGAGCCCAACGGCGTCTACAAGTACGGTGCCGGCTTCCCGGAGAGCCCGTCGAGTGCCACGAACTACTACGTGGACGTGCGGTTCGTGGCAAGCGAGGACGCGCCGCCCATGGTGGTCGCGACGACTCCGGTGGACAACGCGACAGGCGTACCGCTTGACTCGACGCTGTCGGTGGTCTTCTCCAAGGCGGTCGCGCCGTCGACAATCCAGTTCACCCTCCGCGACGCGGACGGTGATCCGGTGGCGGGCGACACGTCCTACCACTCGTCCACCAGGACGGCGACCTTCACTCCCACCGAGGAGTTGCAGTCGGCGCAGCGCTACACCGCAAGCGTGACCGCCGAGGACACCCGGGGCAACGCGTCCGACCCGCCGACCGAGTGGAGCTTCACCGTCGACCTCGACCCGTCGGTGGTGCGGCTCTTCGCGGCCGACGCGGTGCCGACGAACCCGGCGGTGTCCGACGGCGGCGGTGCGGTCGAACTGGGGGTCAAGTTCACTGCGGCGGTCAGCGGTACGGTGCTCGGGCTGCGCTTCTACCAGGGACCGGGCAACACCGGTGCACATACCGGAACCCTCTGGTCGACAAGCGGCGAACCACTGCGGCAGGTCACCTTCGGGCCGAAGTCCGGTCTCGGCTGGCAGACCGCCGCGTTCGCCGACCCGTACCCGGTCAGCGCCGGTACCACGTACGTCGTGTCGTACTTCGCGCCCAACGGCAACTACGCCTACGATCCGGGCTTCTTCGACACGCCCTGGACCAACGGGCTGCTCAGCGCGCCGAGCAACGGCAACGGGGTGTTCCGGTACGGATCGCCGGGCTTCCCCACGGACTGGTACCAGAACGCCAACTACTGGGTGGATCCGCTGTTCAAGCCCGGGGAGGGGCCCACCCCGTCCGCCCCGCCCAGCCCGACACCGTCGCGTACGCCGAGTCCGACGCCGTCCGCCACGCCGAGTCCGACACCGTCCGCCACGCCGTCCGCGACGCCGTTGGTCACGTCCAGCCCGACGTCGTCGGCCCCGCCGAGTCCGACAGCCAGTCCGACGCCGTCGACCACGCCGACTCCGACGCCGTCCGGCCCGGTCAGCCCACCGACCGGAGTCAATCTCTTCACCGGCTCGGGAGCACCGCAGGTGACGAGTTGGAACGACTCGGACGCCCTGGAGGTGGGCGTCGCCTTCCGCAGCGACGTCGCCGGCAAGGTGACCGGGGTCCGTTTCTGGCAGGGCAGCGGCAACACCGGGGTGCACACCGGTTCGCTCTGGTCCGCCAGCGGTGAGCGGCTGACCTCGGCGACCTTCGTGAACGAGACCGGATCCGGTTGGCAGAGCGTACGGTTCCCGGAACCCGTGCCGATCACGGCCGGTACCACGTACGTCGTGTCGTATCACACGACGACCGGGCGCTACGCGGTGAGCCTCGCCGCGTTCCAGTCGGCGGAGCTGGTGACCGGCCCACTGCGGGTGTCGGCCAACGGTGGCCGCTACCGGTACGGCCCGAGCGCGTTTCCGAACCGGAGCTCCCAGCACAACTACTGGGTCGACGTCTTCTTCCAGGCCAACGGACCCTGA
- a CDS encoding glycosyltransferase codes for MPAFNEAAGIADTLRQLSNSSHSSHDLKIVVVANGCTDDTAAVARSFGVHVLEIPIPSKTAALNAAEQLVDGDVRIYTDADVPLTAELLHDLAAAVRRPGIAAAVPRPVLDTSGSAWPVRAYYAVNARLPVFRNRLFGRGIIALSAEARSRFARFPDLIADDMFLDAVVGAHEKVEIAASVPVRVPRRTADLVRRVARAREGNVEFWRFLRAASPEYGVAADPVPGPRSWSWLRQVLLRSPGLLPAAVCYVVIILLAEAKRRAPGWSARSGWGRPESVRVRR; via the coding sequence ATGCCGGCCTTCAATGAGGCCGCGGGGATCGCCGACACGCTGCGCCAACTGTCGAATTCTTCACATTCCAGCCATGATTTGAAGATCGTCGTCGTGGCCAATGGCTGCACCGATGACACCGCGGCGGTTGCTCGTTCATTCGGCGTACACGTGTTGGAAATACCGATCCCGTCCAAGACTGCCGCGCTGAATGCCGCTGAGCAGCTGGTCGACGGTGACGTGCGGATCTACACCGATGCCGATGTCCCGCTCACGGCGGAATTGTTACACGATCTCGCCGCCGCCGTCCGGCGTCCCGGGATCGCCGCAGCGGTGCCCCGGCCGGTGCTCGACACCTCGGGAAGCGCCTGGCCGGTCCGGGCGTACTACGCGGTGAACGCCCGGCTTCCGGTATTTCGTAACCGGTTGTTCGGCCGGGGAATCATCGCGCTCTCCGCCGAGGCGCGGTCGCGTTTCGCGCGCTTTCCCGACCTCATCGCGGACGACATGTTCCTGGACGCGGTCGTCGGCGCGCACGAGAAGGTGGAAATTGCGGCTTCGGTCCCGGTGCGGGTGCCACGCCGTACCGCGGACCTGGTCCGCCGGGTGGCCCGGGCGCGAGAGGGGAACGTGGAGTTCTGGCGCTTCCTGCGGGCCGCGTCACCGGAGTACGGCGTGGCCGCCGACCCGGTGCCCGGCCCGCGTTCCTGGTCCTGGCTGCGGCAGGTGCTGCTCCGGTCGCCCGGGCTGCTGCCCGCGGCGGTCTGCTACGTCGTGATCATCCTGCTCGCCGAGGCGAAGCGGCGCGCACCGGGCTGGAGCGCACGCTCCGGTTGGGGGCGACCGGAGTCGGTACGGGTGCGCCGGTAG